The DNA region ATATTGTGGTACTAGTCGAGCTTCAACACCCCCGAACCTAATTAGTGCTGTGAGCCTTGCAATGATCTATGAGAAAAACCAGTATCCGAATGATAGAACCACCAAACTTCACAAGGACCATTAACAATCCATCACACCCCAATACATTAAGAGCTCAGACATGAAGGTAATGGAAGAATGATGGAACCACGGGATCAATGACGAGTAGCACCCCTAATTTTTACTTGCAGACAAACACAATACTCGAGGGGGAAATAATGCCATGAGCACTGAAATTGCTTCTGCAAGAGGCTATCCCCCAAGAGAGAGAACTCTGGTGTACTTCATTTTCTAGGACTCTAGTTGGTTTTCTACTTCTGATATAGATTATCCCACACGATGTATAACAGCGAGATAATATTTAGGTCAATAGTTATCCTTGGAATTTGAATTTCTTTCTTCATTGATTAATATTACGAAGACTTCATATTTGTAAAGAAGCAGACAAATTTAGTAAAGAAATATCTTAAACATAGTTATTTAAGGCACAAGGCGCACTAAAACGCTAGGGTATCTTGGAGTCTGGGGCGCAAGACAAAGCGCACGCTTTATCGAAGTAAAACACATttaacataaattttaaaattcaatatatataaaGTGATTTGAACTATAATATTACATAAATTAAATACTTTTCATAAAGATAACaactattataaataaaaattcattaatAGATAATGTAACGTAAATCATAACCAGGAAAAAATTAAATCGTCTAAAGTTCATTAGAAAATCATCAATTCATAGTATATTAAAAAGAATTCAAAtatctaaatcatcaaattcaTCTTCAACATCTGCAACCATATCGTCGTCATCATCATCAAAAATAATGATGAGTCATGAGTGTAGAAGAAATTAGATTAAAAGTTTGTATAAATGATTACAATATCATCTAAATAATCAAATTCTTCATCATCCTACTCGACTATCATTATCATCGTAAACGAAGGAAGATTATAGTAAAAGTTTGAATAGAGGACTTGTGAACTTTGTATAAAAAAAAGTCTTGCATAAATGAGTGACAATAGGGttttttaaatcattaaataGCCACGGGCTTGCAAATTGGGCTTCAAAATTGGTTGAGTTCGAGTTAATTTTTATTCTCCTACAAAATATCAgcccatttttttaaaaacgcACGCTTTTGCGCCCGTTGGAGCCTTGAGCCTAGGCAGAGGCGCATGCTTTAAGCGTGCTTGTTTCTTCGCCTGGGTAATAACCCATGCGCAATAGGTGCGCCCGGCTGGGCATGTCACCTAGGCGCACACTTTTAATAACTATGATCTTAAATTTTCTAAAGAAAATGGAATCAAGAGATCAAGAGGTTCTCTCTAACGATCCTCCGGGAAAAAAAACCAGATGCAAGGCAGGTATATTTAACAAGAAAGAGAGCATTTACCATATTGTGGACTCTCTGATCCATTATCCccataaaaaaatacataacaaAGGGTCATGATAGATTACTCAGTAGCAATACCACAACAAAATGCATACGCccgatatttttattatttaactgGGAAATAAAAGATGAGATGTGCCTAGCTGTGTCCCATCAAGGTTGTAACATTCTTCCAACTCTAAGAGACAAATTTGAGGAATCAAAAAAGACTAATAACACAAATGAAGCAAAAGATTTCATCAATTCCTCGATAAAAAAGCAAGGCAGATTACATCAGCATCCTcggtaaaaataaaaaaaaggcaAAAACCCCTCATGTAAAACTAGTTGCATTTAAAACCTTATATTTTTAAGAAATCAGGTATAAAATATCATACAAATGGGGTAAATGTGATCTAGTTTTTTTAACACGGTTTAAATatgcttattttttaaaaaacacaaGGACATATTAGACTAATAATATTTTGCAAGGGATTCCATACCTTTTAGACTTTTCATAAGGGGTATGGTGTATTAAACCCAGAAATCAACACCATCcattaaaacaaatattttaccaCTTGGGACTCTTATTTTGTATATAGCCCTAATAAATGATAAGTGCCAAAAacattttcttcaagaaattgGTTCTTTCAAAGTTTCCTAGGATTTTGtggattgaaaattttaaaatcatggATATTTAAATGGTTTAAAATCCATGATTTCAAATCTATTCAACTGTtttgatgaattttaaattcacTCTCATTTAATTACACACGTAAATTTATATATGACGGCTTTCAAATATAGATGTTATTTGAAATTCAGTCAAATCATATCTCACTTAAATTCATCCACCAAAATGCAACCTAATTTTCATTTATACATGACAATATTCCCACCAATTCAAAAGGCCACAATTTAACCTTCAAAAAGCTTAGTTGGAGgatattgattttgaaaatGAGGGCTAATTGCATCAACACCCACggaaaaagtaaaataaaaaagaaaaaaacatcatcatatgtAAAATTAATAGCATTACAAACCtcgtatttttaaaaatccggCATAAATTATCCGAAGGGGTAAATGTGCCTGAGTTTTTATAACATAGAAGTGATAGGTGTTTGATTTTGAAAAACATGAAGAATATATTAgcttattaatatttttggggGGTTTATGCCTTTCAGACTTTTCCAAAGAGGGGGTTGGTGCCATAGTTGTCAATCGCGCATAGCGCCCCGTAACGCAAAGGTTGCCAGTGGCTATAGCGCATAGCGAATAAAGTAGCGAGGGTTATTTGAAAGTAAAGCGCCAcaagtatataaatatataatacataACATATAGTAACACCAATTCAAAAACCTTAATTTTCAGCATAATATTCCATCAACTTTAATTGTAAAATACTAAAACCTGAAATTTTCTTAAGTTTTTTCATTGAAAAATTATAGAACACACAAAAATAAAGCGAGAAATGCAAAAACTATAATTTCCAGCAAAAACCTAACTAATTACATGCCATAAAACCAAaattagaagaaaaaaaaaggacaGAAAATAAACATGTAGTTTTGCTTTGCAATAGCGCCGCTATTTCAGCTATCGCGATTGTCGCTAAGTGCCAATAGCGAGGATAGCGAGCGCTATTGCAAAGTCCATGGCGCGTAGCGGTCCGTAGCGATGTGGTGTCGCTTCGCCACGCTATTCGCTATAGCGAGAGCTACAGGGGCTATTGACAACTATGGTTGGTGCACTTAGCCCTTCAAGAATGATAACAAATGGTGGACCCTGCGTTATTCAAGGGACGGACAAGTGACAAAATATGAAATCACAAGATAGAACTTAGAAATTCTTGTTCCAACTTACGTTTATCGGCCTTGGACCGACTTCAAATATTTCACCTTCATCTTTTCCATGCTTACTACGATGAATTTCCTCTTTCGGGATTTGAAAGCCATCTAGTTTCGCTTTCTTGGAAGCACCTTCTACGATACATGAATCTTTAGCCAATGTTAAATCCTTTCTCTTGCAAGCACCATGTGCATGATTTGTCCTTGCTTGTCCAATTCCACAACTTTTCTCCTTCATTTTTGGAAGAACTTCCATATCATTTCCTTTACCTGAATTGTGATCAAGTTTTGCTCTCTTGGAAAGAGCGTCTCCAAGACACAAATCTTCCACTGAGGATAAATCTTTTCTCTTAAAAGAATCATGCCCGTGTTTCATTTCTCCATTTTGCGGATAAACACATGTCTTTGACAATTGACTTGTAGTGTCACTTGAGAGTTTGATATGTTTAGCAACTTGTCCATGGCTTTCAAAAACCTCATTGCTTTTATTTTTCGACACTTCATCAACTAAAATATCattgattcttgaaaactttCCTCTAGAAGCATTCAAAAATTTagttgatttcaaattcttttGATGGGAGGAAAATCCGGCAACATGATCAGATTCCAAAGTTTTCGGACTGGTAGTTCGCACATCTGATACCTTTTCATTCAAATTAGTCGAGCTTTTCCCCGGTTTCAAATCTTTCCTTAGTCCCCCAGAATCTTTATCAATTTCGaattttagttctccatcaACTGAAATAGCACCGCTCGCCTGCATCTCTGGAATATTTCTAGAAATGATCGAACAGGGCACACTAGTTTTACCATTGGTTTTGGAAGATTTGTCACCAAGTTTTCCTCTCTTCAAACATGTATCACCGATGTTTTCAACACAGGAAACATTTTTATTACCTATGTTACTTTTTGCCTCTCCATCTTCACCAGAACTCGCATCAACTTTTTCTCTCTTCAAAGATGTATCATTCAAAAAAAGGGATTTTGTATTAGATCGCTCTCTTTCACCAAAACAAGTGTTCTTCAAAGGAGAGTTTGTGTCGTTCGCCTTCTTGTTCTCAACGTTAACTTGGCACCCATCATTTTTATCATCTGAAGAACTTTTATTCTTGACGGTGCTTATAGCTTGTCGACATTTGCTAGAATTCAAAACAATATTGTTTTCATTGTCCTTCAAAGACATGTCATCAAGCATACCTCCCCTCAAAGAAGTATCATTCCAACCATGGGATTTCATCGACTTCACATTCTCTTCAAATTGAACATGTTTCAAATGAGACTTTCTTTCTTTCACCTTGTCCATCTCAACTTTTTTTTTGCACCCAACAATTTTATCACCTGAATCACTTCTATTATCTATGATATTTGTAGCCGCTTTATCTTCACTAGAATTCACATTGACATTAGCACATTTCCCTCCAGATGTTCGTTCCTTGATAAATGATCCATTCTCCACATCACAGGGCAATTCTTCTTTATCTATGTCTTGCTTTACATTTGTATCATTGTTTCTTACCATATGATTGCAATCTCCGTTTGAATGTAGACTCATGTTTGATGAGTTCGCACTCACAAGCGTCTCAGTGCCTTCAAAGGCAATAGCATTTCTTGCGTCATGTTCGTTCGATTCGAATTTTGGACTACTTAGAGCCCTTAAACTCTTTTTTCTGTTAAACACGAAATCAACTGTAGAAACAACGACAAAGTCAAAGGTTCATAAGCATCTCAAACAACTAAACTCACCGTAGATAAGATTAAAAACCTTAAAATTTTCCAACCAAATAATTAAAAGCAAAATGTAAAATACAATGTAGTTACCTTTAAGTTCGCCAATAGCATCACTAAATTGATCCAATATGATGCAGTTTTGGACATCAAAAATTCGGTAAAATACATGATCGGCCATTTTTTCCTCGTCCTCAGTAAGTTTTGGATTTCTCTCATCAGTTGAAATGCAAACGACATTGCATTTACCAACAATAGCTTCCTAATTCAAGAAATGATCACATGGATTGTTAGTGGATAATAATACGACCTTAAGATAACTACAATGTTTgaccaaatttatttaaaacaacTTACATGCTTTAAATTCTTTAAGATTTTTTTCGGAAATGATAAGATATTTTAGGAGCTTATAAAAAGTTTAGGATCTCATAAGTTGAGATGTTTAGATAAAATAAGATAATAAAGTTTTAAATTGTTGATATggataatatcataatatcatttttgatactatgaaaataatgcaaatatttattttttaatatctaTTATGTGTAAGAAttgttttttattaattattatgctaattatcataattatgactgtatttattttcattattactataataatgataattatTATAACATATTAACAGTAGTTTTGCACACACGTGTACGCAAAAGAGCGTATACAggataaatttataaatttgattcatatttttaatttttacaattttaactaaattacaaaaaaatacaaaaatgcatatatatatatatataagaaagaaataaaataaatttataaattatggTATAGTCTAGGTAAAGCAAAAATGTTTCACATCCCACACAATAATTAATTAGTTTAAGGAAAAAaacacaaacaaaattaaaaataataattaccaGAGGATTGATGTTCACAAGACCTATGCCACAGCCAGAAGCCAAAAATAACTCATTTTTAATCACCTCGGTATCTCCTAAATAATAAAGAATTTCCGAGGGTCGAAAAAACCATTGAACCCTTATCTTCTTGGACTTGTTGGCTTCTTCCCAAATTCCAACAAGCTTTCCAATACAGGGACGTCGTTCATATTCCACTTGCAAATAAACTGAGTCATACAATGAGTACTCCACACCCTCATAAACGAATGATTCATAAAAATGTATATCTCTGTATTTCTTTCCTCCCTCTTTTTCCTTCAACCATTTAAATTCAGGTTCCTCACGTTTGTCTACTTCGAGATGAGACATGACTTCCAACTAACAATGGGGTCCTCTAACCTAATGAATCTAACGAATAACAAAAAAAGATATATCAAACACCTGTGAAATTCAATATACTTGATACTGTATGCCACGCCAGACAATTCTTAAAATActataattttaaaacaaaaaatcatGCACAAACCCAACACATAAaagtaaatataaaaaaaaccgtactaaaataaaaaattgcaaGGCGCTTAGAGTGATAAACCATAAACACAACGGAGTATAGATAAAAATCGACGAGTGAAACAAAAAGTTCATCGCAATCGTCAATAAAGAACTGAACGAGAGGGAGAACTAAAACCCTACTCAAAAAATTAAATCAGATCATGAGGCCCCTCGAAACAAATCGCAAGCAAGCAAGACAATTTACGAAGAAAAAATGTTGGGTAGACCTTCGTTGATGGCAGCGTTCCGAGAAACCCTAGCCGCGAAAGTTCATCAAATCGCTAGGGCAATTTTCGCCTTTTTGAGGTCTTTTATAAGGAAATTTTTGCCCTATTTGCAGTTTGGTCCGCTAGGGTAGACGCTTGGCTttgataaaattgaaattttaaagtatagataaagaaaaagaaatagtttggtaattttaaagttTTAGAAAGTATATATGGTAGTTATAAGgaaatatataaatttgataaaatagatttttataatatttgtaagtaaatgaaaatttataattttgtaattttagaGGTGTacatttgttattttaaaaattaattgttATACCAAAAGTAATTACTATACACCTCTCGGTCTTaacaatattataaaaattaatgtgagattgtttcaaaaaaatttagttATGTAACTTTGGtcaactttttattttgaaaaatgatattCAACCGTGTATTTCAATGCATCTGAGAACgaccattttttttattaaaaaaaaagttgatTAGATCTAAACAACAAAACATCCCAACCGTCTCAttgatcaattttgtgagacgaatctccgACCAacctatgaaaaatattattttttatgtccaagttattatttttttaatgtagaaatatcatttttttgttatgatatgaagaaatattatataatatattgattgaatgaaaatattacttttcatgtcaaaaatatatttgtataaaatatgttgatttgaataaaatgtattatttttatatcaaaagtattatttttcgcTGCAGATATGGACTGGTTTGACCGTCTAATGGAGATAGATCATTGAGACCATTACACGAGAGCCCTACTCTAACAATAtagtatatatttatataatctttatatttttttatgcaaaaCTTTCCAATATTAGCATGCCAAACGACaactattttataaaaatttttagaGAGGTACAATGGGAATATCTACTTATTATAAAGCGTGAATCCGTTCAAGCTGGCAAGTTCTCTTCCAGTAACAGGTAAGACTCCCTACAGGTGTCTCTTACATAGCATCACTACCTAGGGCCAAAACCACGTGTGATGCGCTCTTTTTCCCACCTCGCCCTTTTTCTGCCGGTTGCAATTGCTCTCTGCACCTTTTCATTTTCCTCATCCTCTTCCTTTTTCATCTATCCTTGGCTTTCTCTTTCCCCCATTTCAGAGAGCGGCTTCCAAAAAACGTTCGGCTACGTGCGTTGTTTGAAACCTCCTTTCTCCAGCGCCTCGGTTTCGCCTCTTCTGCGCTTCTTCTCCAGCTCCTCGACGTCACCTCTACTGCGCTCCTTCTCTACTTCTGCAAATCGGTGGGCTTCTTGCGACTCTTCGGTCTGCTCTCTTCTCCTCCTCTCTTGTGTGCCTTCCTTTTAGAGTTGTTTCTTCTTCGATCGGCCAACTTCTTTGCCCTGCTTTCATATCGTTTATTTATAAGTAAAATACAATATGTGCACATTTATCTACCGTAGACGGGGCAAAAACCATTCATGTGTGATAAAAATACAGTTAAGCTGAAAACATGTTCTTCTTCCTAACAAATTTCAAACCAATATTTTATGTGCATCTTCTGCATCGTACGTATGAATCCATGAAAACATAACAGAGATGTCAAGCTCCCGTACTACATTGTAGCTCGGCCAAGGTTTGTTAGGAGAGTTAAGACTTCTTACCGCAAGACCACCACTACCCAAATTGGAATAATACTCTTCTACGTGTTTATGTATGTCTTCTTCGTTTAGAATCAATCACGGGCACCGTACCACATCTTAGCTCGTCCAAGGTTTGTTAGGAGAGTTAAGACTTCTTCCCATAAGACCACCCCTACcaagatttgatttatttaaaaaatatttctttggttTGCAATGCAAGTGTGTATAAATTTTGTAGAATGTGTATTCATGCATGATTAATTGAGGGGACCAAAAAATAATCATGAGAGTAGAATATTAGACACAATATTTGCTTTCGGTGGAAAAATTGTATGTTACATTGTTCACGGaattgaaaatgtttatttttaactAATAAAAATTGAGTAATATTAGgttgatataattattatttaacttTATTGATTAGTAAAccaattatataatattaatttatatgaaaaatacatttttaccCTATTGTTATTCATATGCATATTATAAGGAACATTACTCTTCACACACAATTTCACGTCATGATAAACCATGTATTTTGtacttatttatatataaaaatatatttttattatattgttATTCTATTCATAATATAAGATGCACTAACGTTCACACACACTTTCACGTCCTATAATTTATTTGAGGGTAAATGACCATTTGACACTCATCTAATCGTTTCATTTGCTAGTATTTGATTATTCCATAACGTGCACCCAAAGAAAAGGATATAAATATTACAATAAATACAATATAACATTAATTCAacttaaaaatacaaaataacattaaatccaaacaataAATATTACGAAAATTTATGACCATATCCTTGCTACTAGAATACGATGAGTTGGTTTGAGATTATCCGTAGCACCAAAAGACTGAGACCAATCATTAACGGGTAATATcgagaattaaaaaaaaatcaaaaaacaaaagtaaaaacataattcagatttttattcaTGATTTTATATAGATATTAGATAATAGATCTAATTACACAACCACCGCctataaaagtttaaaaaaatatgaaaaaccccacatataaaattaattgtattttaaaaaataaaaaattaaattaaggaATTTTTTAATACAATGGTTAAATGTGctcgatttttttatataataaaaatagagAATATATTAacctattaatattttttaagatCTTGTATCTTTTAGATTTTCCAGGTGGGTACTATACAATTAACCAGTACTTTGTGTATGCAAATATAGTTAGTTTGTTTCGTAGGCTACTTTTTTGTATGTAAAAATAAAGCTGAAATTAAAACAAGTAataattacttattttaaagatcattttcatgatattttatcaattcttatgtgtttttttcaaaataaagatCGCAGTCCACATGTTAATTACATCTCATGGAATTTGGGAAATGTCATTTCATGTTGAGCACTTCTCAGAATTTCAGCagatcaataataatttttgcaAAACTAAAATGATGATTATTTTTGCTTCGGTCGTTTGAAAACAATACTTCTGAACTCAAATGATCTGcaattattatgtttttatcACTATGATTAAAAAGATCtgttgaatatttatttattataatgtaatttatataaatatatttttttaaattaattaataaaaaatttaaataattttgaatattaaagtTTATACTTGAGTGAATTTATTAATGATAATTGGATATAAAACTCTTAGTTTGGTCATGCACCAATTTttcaatttataaataatttatatatcaattaAATCATTTACATACGAAATAATGTTTATAACCAAAAAAACGAAAAAGAGGAAAGGAAACAAAAAAAAGAGAACAAGGTGAGATATTGTCATGCAACAGGAAAAATCACTATGTCAAAGCCTCAGGGTCGAGCAAGAGACCCATCACCCTGGAAATAGCATTACATAATCATATCAGAAGCTGCTCGATGGCATCCTGCATTAGGCAACATCAATTAACAAAATCACCATACTGCTGCTCTATGACCAAACAAAAAATTATCATCAACTAATGCAAGTTCTGAAAATTATTGTATCAATAATCTatgaataaacaataaaaaaatggtGTAGCCACCCACAAATTACCTTCAACTGCTGTATCTGAGATTTCAACTGGTTTCCTTCTTTGCTCGTCACTAAACAAGCAATAACTTGTCTGGTAACTCTACATGCCCGACCAAGAGCTTGCTTCGATGGAACAAAGACATAAGGCACACTCTGcactcaaagacaaaagattggACAAATTGTTTAGCCTCTGAAATAACCATTCAACATAACCCAAAATATCAAACTTGGAGCAGCACTTAGAAGTGTATTTTGTGTTCTCAAACAACCCCAAGTAACTCATatgtaacgacccgaaaatcagattacgtataagccatgcataatttttattatttaaattaaatatgaagttttaaatcatgattatttattttaaaggtagatgtttagtattatcttttcaggataactacgcgaggccggaccggagtttggagatttgagataagattaataataagacaaatattcctaaatttaatttaagtcaagaaataatttaatttgaagaaaaagaatgttttaggatttattaaattaatgggagtcaaattagtaaataaattgTATTAGGTtcaatttaattaaagtttaagtaAAATGGGTAAACAATTGGGGATGAACTAATATAGGgtaaatatattcaagaaattaaacatagcatttaaacatttaaattgagGTCATGTATGCCATGCAAAAGTTCTAAGCAAGATGCTAAACTAAGTTAATttgttaatgcattaaaataaatataatgaaggtttaaaatcttaaacaattaaaatgcaaggtttaaataaaaatatacaatgcaaattaataataatgaccaacatttaaaatatttcaaaggttgataactctccattcaaacTATCTCTAATTacacttcatggtgtattcatgTCATATTCTAATTCTCTAATTAGTAggaaatttaaatgcaataaagCACCTCATTTCTCCCCAACTAATTTACTAGAAAATGAATGAGACCATGCAGCaaagaaatgagaaaaaaacCAACGGCAATAAGGAGTGAAGGAGAAGCAATTCAAACCCATTCAAATTTACcactaaatgttttttttatagtgcattcatttcccacttttaaactccataatTAGGGGTAATACATGTATCATAATTCTCTTTGAAGCTCCTCAACCCCTTCATGCTAACAACTAAAACGTAAACAACAGCaagaagaagagaaaagaatCGGCAGAAAAAGGGAATCAAAATGCATTTCAAATTCCATTCAAagcttcacttgtaactctcattttaaggCATATAATGTCACCTTTAACACCTATTAAATCATTCACCTTCCTTGCCTACATCCCCCACAACCCCACCTTCGAAATTACAGAAGAAAGCATCAGCAAATAATCGAGAATAACAGCAGCTGAACAAGAAGGAAGCCAACTCCGatcccgtcgcgtcgtattgtcgttttgatatgtttttcttcaaaacaaattccaggcatgtatatattgtttctttgctcttcaatcaagtcctataaatatttttaagcattATATGTTCAGGATTCATGAGGTAAAAacgaaattttgacagcaacaacaCAAAAgtttctgcacagatttttcggcTTACTCTTTGTGACTCACGGTTTTGAATTGTTTGGTGCTTCAGGAGGTTGTCTCATTTTTCAGGCACACAAGGCTGCATTTAGGAAtaaattagaatgtgttaggatGTTTTTGG from Primulina tabacum isolate GXHZ01 chromosome 14, ASM2559414v2, whole genome shotgun sequence includes:
- the LOC142525597 gene encoding uncharacterized protein LOC142525597 isoform X3 yields the protein MSHLEVDKREEPEFKWLKEKEGGKKYRDIHFYESFVYEGVEYSLYDSVYLQVEYERRPCIGKLVGIWEEANKSKKIRVQWFFRPSEILYYLGDTEVIKNELFLASGCGIGLVNINPLEAIVGKCNVVCISTDERNPKLTEDEEKMADHVFYRIFDVQNCIILDQFSDAIGELKVDFVFNRKKSLRALSSPKFESNEHDARNAIAFEGTETLVSANSSNMSLHSNGDCNHMVRNNDTNVKQDIDKEELPCDVENGSFIKERTSGGKCANVNVNSSEDKAATNIIDNRSDSGDKIVGCKKKVEMDKVKERKSHLKHVQFEENVKSMKSHGWNDTSLRGGMLDDMSLKDNENNIVLNSSKCRQAISTVKNKSSSDDKNDGCQVNVENKKANDTNSPLKNTCFGERERSNTKSLFLNDTSLKREKVDASSGEDGEAKSNIGNKNVSCVENIGDTCLKRGKLGDKSSKTNGKTSVPCSIISRNIPEMQASGAISVDGELKFEIDKDSGGLRKDLKPGKSSTNLNEKVSDVRTTSPKTLESDHVAGFSSHQKNLKSTKFLNASRGKFSRINDILVDEVSKNKSNEVFESHGQVAKHIKLSSDTTSQLSKTCVYPQNGEMKHGHDSFKRKDLSSVEDLCLGDALSKRAKLDHNSGKGNDMEVLPKMKEKSCGIGQARTNHAHGACKRKDLTLAKDSCIVEGASKKAKLDGFQIPKEEIHRSKHGKDEGEIFEVGPRPINVSWNKNF
- the LOC142525597 gene encoding protein ANTI-SILENCING 1-like isoform X1 translates to MSHLEVDKREEPEFKWLKEKEGGKKYRDIHFYESFVYEGVEYSLYDSVYLQVEYERRPCIGKLVGIWEEANKSKKIRVQWFFRPSEILYYLGDTEVIKNELFLASGCGIGLVNINPLEAIVGKCNVVCISTDERNPKLTEDEEKMADHVFYRIFDVQNCIILDQFSDAIGELKVDFVFNRKKSLRALSSPKFESNEHDARNAIAFEGTETLVSANSSNMSLHSNGDCNHMVRNNDTNVKQDIDKEELPCDVENGSFIKERTSGGKCANVNVNSSEDKAATNIIDNRSDSGDKIVGCKKKVEMDKVKERKSHLKHVQFEENVKSMKSHGWNDTSLRGGMLDDMSLKDNENNIVLNSSKCRQAISTVKNKSSSDDKNDGCQVNVENKKANDTNSPLKNTCFGERERSNTKSLFLNDTSLKREKVDASSGEDGEAKSNIGNKNVSCVENIGDTCLKRGKLGDKSSKTNGKTSVPCSIISRNIPEMQASGAISVDGELKFEIDKDSGGLRKDLKPGKSSTNLNEKVSDVRTTSPKTLESDHVAGFSSHQKNLKSTKFLNASRGKFSRINDILVDEVSKNKSNEVFESHGQVAKHIKLSSDTTSQLSKTCVYPQNGEMKHGHDSFKRKDLSSVEDLCLGDALSKRAKLDHNSGKGNDMEVLPKMKEKSCGIGQARTNHAHGACKRKDLTLAKDSCIVEGASKKAKLDGFQIPKEEIHRSKHGKDEGEIFEVGPRPINEKRTWLKLGNLSWESLMTAQNEGKLVLLQNLDPTLTSADVMEIIWHAFEEKCMAKMVQRTAMSSPHNGQALLIFNTREIAEKVLKKLDDKCLMLLDQRPLVGCTVLLPEYPRKQTAFVGHLSIDKVRRLMQREMKEAVSTSDYSQPNTIEYEMAMEWSLLQSKSNIWCQKLFELHKVESRKLMANLQRK
- the LOC142525597 gene encoding uncharacterized protein LOC142525597 isoform X2, yielding MADHVFYRIFDVQNCIILDQFSDAIGELKVDFVFNRKKSLRALSSPKFESNEHDARNAIAFEGTETLVSANSSNMSLHSNGDCNHMVRNNDTNVKQDIDKEELPCDVENGSFIKERTSGGKCANVNVNSSEDKAATNIIDNRSDSGDKIVGCKKKVEMDKVKERKSHLKHVQFEENVKSMKSHGWNDTSLRGGMLDDMSLKDNENNIVLNSSKCRQAISTVKNKSSSDDKNDGCQVNVENKKANDTNSPLKNTCFGERERSNTKSLFLNDTSLKREKVDASSGEDGEAKSNIGNKNVSCVENIGDTCLKRGKLGDKSSKTNGKTSVPCSIISRNIPEMQASGAISVDGELKFEIDKDSGGLRKDLKPGKSSTNLNEKVSDVRTTSPKTLESDHVAGFSSHQKNLKSTKFLNASRGKFSRINDILVDEVSKNKSNEVFESHGQVAKHIKLSSDTTSQLSKTCVYPQNGEMKHGHDSFKRKDLSSVEDLCLGDALSKRAKLDHNSGKGNDMEVLPKMKEKSCGIGQARTNHAHGACKRKDLTLAKDSCIVEGASKKAKLDGFQIPKEEIHRSKHGKDEGEIFEVGPRPINEKRTWLKLGNLSWESLMTAQNEGKLVLLQNLDPTLTSADVMEIIWHAFEEKCMAKMVQRTAMSSPHNGQALLIFNTREIAEKVLKKLDDKCLMLLDQRPLVGCTVLLPEYPRKQTAFVGHLSIDKVRRLMQREMKEAVSTSDYSQPNTIEYEMAMEWSLLQSKSNIWCQKLFELHKVESRKLMANLQRK